The following proteins are encoded in a genomic region of Zea mays cultivar B73 chromosome 9, Zm-B73-REFERENCE-NAM-5.0, whole genome shotgun sequence:
- the LOC103639092 gene encoding SET and MYND domain-containing protein 4 isoform X1: protein MPDSILLPEIPVARRSSPGSSPAQTTCAPSTHGIPKSRPRFLSLPVRGRRFRALTYASPNPRFPSLPVRGWRFRALDPWRPQIPGSSPFPFADGASARRRSCPQFLPRFGASPHRGTTPSPWGIDNVDSVWPHRSQTNPATVALLLTDKDLESEESMYERWSSVHTVSRDLTEKQSRFEAFKANSRHIGEFNKMKDVPYKLGLNKGLAIDNLDYIFTVGAPSIINHSCVPNAVLIFDGRTAYVRALQPINKDEEVSISYIETAAVTKKRNNDLKQYFFTCTCPRCVKGFDEDALLEGFRCKSQACDGFLLPNSGKKAYTCQKCGASRDVEEIKNMRSKILQLSDKASSFLSSGNKAEAGSIYKIIKQLERNLYHAFSTTLLHTCETLLKIYLELQDWWTALTYCRLTIPVYERVYPPFHPMIGLQFYTCGKLEWDWFGGRRPLTLCPPAACLLLYCSLVFMFI, encoded by the exons ATGCCCGACTCTATTCTCCTCCCCGAAATCCCCGTGGCGCGCAGATCTAGCCCCGGCTCCTCGCCGGCACAAACCACGTGCGCGCCCTCGACCCATGGCATCCCCAAATCCCGCCCCCGGTTCCTCTCCCTTCCCGTTCGCGGACGACGCTTCCGCGCGTTGACGTACGCGTCCCCAAATCCCCGGTTCCCCTCCCTTCCTGTTCGCGGATGGCGCTTCCGAGCCCTCGACCCATGGCGTCCCCAAATCCCAGGTTCCTCTCCCTTCCCGTTCGCGGACGGCGCTTCCGCGCGTCGACGTTCGTGTCCCCAATTCCTGCCCCGGTTCGGCGCTTCCCCACATCGAGGCACCACACCATCGCCATGGGGTATCGACAACGTCGACAGCGTGTGGCCCCATCGTTCGCAGACCAACCCGGCCACGGTTGCCCTGCTGCTGACGGATAAGGACCTGGAGTCGGAGGAGAGCATGTACGAGCGGTGGAGCAGCGTGCACACCGTGTCGCGGGACCTCACGGAGAAGCAGAGCAGGTTCGAGGCGTTCAAGGCGAACTCTAGGCACATCGGCGAGTTCAACAAGATGAAAGACGTTCCCTACAAGCTCGGCCTCAACAAG GGTTTAGCTATTGACAACCTCGATTACATTTTCACAGTGGGAGCTCCTTCGATTATTAACCACAG TTGTGTACCAAATGCAGTTTTGATATTTGATGGTAGGACAGCATATGTTCGTGCATTGCAACCGATAAATAAAGATGAAGAG GTATCTATAAGCTACATTGAGACTGCGGCAGTCACCAAGAAGAGAAACAATGATCTGAAACAGTACTTCTTCACCTGCACATGTCCACGCTGTGTAAAG GGTTTTGATGAGGATGCACTACTTGAGGGGTTCAGGTGCAAGAGCCAAGCATGTGATGGCTTTCTGCTGCCCAACTCAG GTAAAAAGGCTTATACATGCCAAAAATGTGGTGCTTCTAGAGATGTGGAAGAGATAAAAAATATGAGAAGCAAAATACTACAGTTATCGGATAAAGCATCTTCATTTCTTTCATCAGGAA ATAAGGCTGAAGCAGGTTCTATCTACAAGATAATCAAACAGTTAGAGAGAAATCTGTACCATGCTTTCTCAACTACTTTGCTGCACACGTGCGAAACACTATTGAAG ATATATCTGGAATTACAAGATTGGTGGACTGCGTTGACATACTGTAGATTGACAATTCCTGTTTATGAAA GAGTTTATCCACCTTTTCATCCGATGATTGGATTACAATTCTATACTTGTGGAAAGCTTGAATG GGACTGGTTCGGAGGGAGACGGCCCCTCACTCTCTGCCCTCCTGCTGCCTGCCTACTGCTATACTGTTCTCTTGTGTTCATGTTCATATAA
- the LOC103639092 gene encoding uncharacterized protein isoform X4, producing MPDSILLPEIPVARRSSPGSSPAQTTCAPSTHGIPKSRPRFLSLPVRGRRFRALTYASPNPRFPSLPVRGWRFRALDPWRPQIPGSSPFPFADGASARRRSCPQFLPRFGASPHRGTTPSPWGIDNVDSVWPHRSQTNPATVALLLTDKDLESEESMYERWSSVHTVSRDLTEKQSRFEAFKANSRHIGEFNKMKDVPYKLGLNKGLAIDNLDYIFTVGAPSIINHSCVPNAVLIFDGRTAYVRALQPINKDEEVSISYIETAAVTKKRNNDLKQYFFTCTCPRCVKGFDEDALLEGFRCKSQACDGFLLPNSGKKAYTCQKCGASRDVEEIKNMRSKILQLSDKASSFLSSGNKAEAGSIYKIIKQLERNLYHAFSTTLLHTCETLLKIYLELQDWWTALTYCRLTIPVYERVYPPFHPMIGLQFYTCGKLECLGP from the exons ATGCCCGACTCTATTCTCCTCCCCGAAATCCCCGTGGCGCGCAGATCTAGCCCCGGCTCCTCGCCGGCACAAACCACGTGCGCGCCCTCGACCCATGGCATCCCCAAATCCCGCCCCCGGTTCCTCTCCCTTCCCGTTCGCGGACGACGCTTCCGCGCGTTGACGTACGCGTCCCCAAATCCCCGGTTCCCCTCCCTTCCTGTTCGCGGATGGCGCTTCCGAGCCCTCGACCCATGGCGTCCCCAAATCCCAGGTTCCTCTCCCTTCCCGTTCGCGGACGGCGCTTCCGCGCGTCGACGTTCGTGTCCCCAATTCCTGCCCCGGTTCGGCGCTTCCCCACATCGAGGCACCACACCATCGCCATGGGGTATCGACAACGTCGACAGCGTGTGGCCCCATCGTTCGCAGACCAACCCGGCCACGGTTGCCCTGCTGCTGACGGATAAGGACCTGGAGTCGGAGGAGAGCATGTACGAGCGGTGGAGCAGCGTGCACACCGTGTCGCGGGACCTCACGGAGAAGCAGAGCAGGTTCGAGGCGTTCAAGGCGAACTCTAGGCACATCGGCGAGTTCAACAAGATGAAAGACGTTCCCTACAAGCTCGGCCTCAACAAG GGTTTAGCTATTGACAACCTCGATTACATTTTCACAGTGGGAGCTCCTTCGATTATTAACCACAG TTGTGTACCAAATGCAGTTTTGATATTTGATGGTAGGACAGCATATGTTCGTGCATTGCAACCGATAAATAAAGATGAAGAG GTATCTATAAGCTACATTGAGACTGCGGCAGTCACCAAGAAGAGAAACAATGATCTGAAACAGTACTTCTTCACCTGCACATGTCCACGCTGTGTAAAG GGTTTTGATGAGGATGCACTACTTGAGGGGTTCAGGTGCAAGAGCCAAGCATGTGATGGCTTTCTGCTGCCCAACTCAG GTAAAAAGGCTTATACATGCCAAAAATGTGGTGCTTCTAGAGATGTGGAAGAGATAAAAAATATGAGAAGCAAAATACTACAGTTATCGGATAAAGCATCTTCATTTCTTTCATCAGGAA ATAAGGCTGAAGCAGGTTCTATCTACAAGATAATCAAACAGTTAGAGAGAAATCTGTACCATGCTTTCTCAACTACTTTGCTGCACACGTGCGAAACACTATTGAAG ATATATCTGGAATTACAAGATTGGTGGACTGCGTTGACATACTGTAGATTGACAATTCCTGTTTATGAAA GAGTTTATCCACCTTTTCATCCGATGATTGGATTACAATTCTATACTTGTGGAAAGCTTGAATG TTTGGGTCCTTGA
- the LOC103639092 gene encoding histone-lysine N-methyltransferase ASHR1 isoform X3, which produces MPDSILLPEIPVARRSSPGSSPAQTTCAPSTHGIPKSRPRFLSLPVRGRRFRALTYASPNPRFPSLPVRGWRFRALDPWRPQIPGSSPFPFADGASARRRSCPQFLPRFGASPHRGTTPSPWGIDNVDSVWPHRSQTNPATVALLLTDKDLESEESMYERWSSVHTVSRDLTEKQSRFEAFKANSRHIGEFNKMKDVPYKLGLNKGLAIDNLDYIFTVGAPSIINHRTAYVRALQPINKDEEVSISYIETAAVTKKRNNDLKQYFFTCTCPRCVKGFDEDALLEGFRCKSQACDGFLLPNSGKKAYTCQKCGASRDVEEIKNMRSKILQLSDKASSFLSSGNKAEAGSIYKIIKQLERNLYHAFSTTLLHTCETLLKIYLELQDWWTALTYCRLTIPVYERVYPPFHPMIGLQFYTCGKLEWYGLLALTYLPHTRTTII; this is translated from the exons ATGCCCGACTCTATTCTCCTCCCCGAAATCCCCGTGGCGCGCAGATCTAGCCCCGGCTCCTCGCCGGCACAAACCACGTGCGCGCCCTCGACCCATGGCATCCCCAAATCCCGCCCCCGGTTCCTCTCCCTTCCCGTTCGCGGACGACGCTTCCGCGCGTTGACGTACGCGTCCCCAAATCCCCGGTTCCCCTCCCTTCCTGTTCGCGGATGGCGCTTCCGAGCCCTCGACCCATGGCGTCCCCAAATCCCAGGTTCCTCTCCCTTCCCGTTCGCGGACGGCGCTTCCGCGCGTCGACGTTCGTGTCCCCAATTCCTGCCCCGGTTCGGCGCTTCCCCACATCGAGGCACCACACCATCGCCATGGGGTATCGACAACGTCGACAGCGTGTGGCCCCATCGTTCGCAGACCAACCCGGCCACGGTTGCCCTGCTGCTGACGGATAAGGACCTGGAGTCGGAGGAGAGCATGTACGAGCGGTGGAGCAGCGTGCACACCGTGTCGCGGGACCTCACGGAGAAGCAGAGCAGGTTCGAGGCGTTCAAGGCGAACTCTAGGCACATCGGCGAGTTCAACAAGATGAAAGACGTTCCCTACAAGCTCGGCCTCAACAAG GGTTTAGCTATTGACAACCTCGATTACATTTTCACAGTGGGAGCTCCTTCGATTATTAACCACAG GACAGCATATGTTCGTGCATTGCAACCGATAAATAAAGATGAAGAG GTATCTATAAGCTACATTGAGACTGCGGCAGTCACCAAGAAGAGAAACAATGATCTGAAACAGTACTTCTTCACCTGCACATGTCCACGCTGTGTAAAG GGTTTTGATGAGGATGCACTACTTGAGGGGTTCAGGTGCAAGAGCCAAGCATGTGATGGCTTTCTGCTGCCCAACTCAG GTAAAAAGGCTTATACATGCCAAAAATGTGGTGCTTCTAGAGATGTGGAAGAGATAAAAAATATGAGAAGCAAAATACTACAGTTATCGGATAAAGCATCTTCATTTCTTTCATCAGGAA ATAAGGCTGAAGCAGGTTCTATCTACAAGATAATCAAACAGTTAGAGAGAAATCTGTACCATGCTTTCTCAACTACTTTGCTGCACACGTGCGAAACACTATTGAAG ATATATCTGGAATTACAAGATTGGTGGACTGCGTTGACATACTGTAGATTGACAATTCCTGTTTATGAAA GAGTTTATCCACCTTTTCATCCGATGATTGGATTACAATTCTATACTTGTGGAAAGCTTGAATGGTATGGACTATTAGCCCTTACCTATTTACCTCACACAAGGACAACAATCATATGA
- the LOC103639092 gene encoding histone-lysine N-methyltransferase ASHR1 isoform X2, producing the protein MPDSILLPEIPVARRSSPGSSPAQTTCAPSTHGIPKSRPRFLSLPVRGRRFRALTYASPNPRFPSLPVRGWRFRALDPWRPQIPGSSPFPFADGASARRRSCPQFLPRFGASPHRGTTPSPWGIDNVDSVWPHRSQTNPATVALLLTDKDLESEESMYERWSSVHTVSRDLTEKQSRFEAFKANSRHIGEFNKMKDVPYKLGLNKGLAIDNLDYIFTVGAPSIINHRTAYVRALQPINKDEEVSISYIETAAVTKKRNNDLKQYFFTCTCPRCVKGFDEDALLEGFRCKSQACDGFLLPNSGKKAYTCQKCGASRDVEEIKNMRSKILQLSDKASSFLSSGNKAEAGSIYKIIKQLERNLYHAFSTTLLHTCETLLKIYLELQDWWTALTYCRLTIPVYERVYPPFHPMIGLQFYTCGKLEWDWFGGRRPLTLCPPAACLLLYCSLVFMFI; encoded by the exons ATGCCCGACTCTATTCTCCTCCCCGAAATCCCCGTGGCGCGCAGATCTAGCCCCGGCTCCTCGCCGGCACAAACCACGTGCGCGCCCTCGACCCATGGCATCCCCAAATCCCGCCCCCGGTTCCTCTCCCTTCCCGTTCGCGGACGACGCTTCCGCGCGTTGACGTACGCGTCCCCAAATCCCCGGTTCCCCTCCCTTCCTGTTCGCGGATGGCGCTTCCGAGCCCTCGACCCATGGCGTCCCCAAATCCCAGGTTCCTCTCCCTTCCCGTTCGCGGACGGCGCTTCCGCGCGTCGACGTTCGTGTCCCCAATTCCTGCCCCGGTTCGGCGCTTCCCCACATCGAGGCACCACACCATCGCCATGGGGTATCGACAACGTCGACAGCGTGTGGCCCCATCGTTCGCAGACCAACCCGGCCACGGTTGCCCTGCTGCTGACGGATAAGGACCTGGAGTCGGAGGAGAGCATGTACGAGCGGTGGAGCAGCGTGCACACCGTGTCGCGGGACCTCACGGAGAAGCAGAGCAGGTTCGAGGCGTTCAAGGCGAACTCTAGGCACATCGGCGAGTTCAACAAGATGAAAGACGTTCCCTACAAGCTCGGCCTCAACAAG GGTTTAGCTATTGACAACCTCGATTACATTTTCACAGTGGGAGCTCCTTCGATTATTAACCACAG GACAGCATATGTTCGTGCATTGCAACCGATAAATAAAGATGAAGAG GTATCTATAAGCTACATTGAGACTGCGGCAGTCACCAAGAAGAGAAACAATGATCTGAAACAGTACTTCTTCACCTGCACATGTCCACGCTGTGTAAAG GGTTTTGATGAGGATGCACTACTTGAGGGGTTCAGGTGCAAGAGCCAAGCATGTGATGGCTTTCTGCTGCCCAACTCAG GTAAAAAGGCTTATACATGCCAAAAATGTGGTGCTTCTAGAGATGTGGAAGAGATAAAAAATATGAGAAGCAAAATACTACAGTTATCGGATAAAGCATCTTCATTTCTTTCATCAGGAA ATAAGGCTGAAGCAGGTTCTATCTACAAGATAATCAAACAGTTAGAGAGAAATCTGTACCATGCTTTCTCAACTACTTTGCTGCACACGTGCGAAACACTATTGAAG ATATATCTGGAATTACAAGATTGGTGGACTGCGTTGACATACTGTAGATTGACAATTCCTGTTTATGAAA GAGTTTATCCACCTTTTCATCCGATGATTGGATTACAATTCTATACTTGTGGAAAGCTTGAATG GGACTGGTTCGGAGGGAGACGGCCCCTCACTCTCTGCCCTCCTGCTGCCTGCCTACTGCTATACTGTTCTCTTGTGTTCATGTTCATATAA